The proteins below come from a single Deltaproteobacteria bacterium genomic window:
- a CDS encoding c-type cytochrome, which translates to MGRALRWWLWGGLAALLGCDDPSVAPTPTGAELYGEYCAVCHGAKGEGYAAPQANALANPDFLAAASEDFLKAGVVKGRPGTSMSAWGASEGGPLSEAVVTELVKHLTSWRRDAPTTLDERPLAGDVARGAALYAERCRDCHGDKGQGGSALSLANPEFLRTATNGYLRQGLRRGRRDTPMSAYQELLGEQELEDVVAFVRGLQAR; encoded by the coding sequence ATGGGACGTGCCCTGCGATGGTGGCTGTGGGGCGGGCTCGCGGCGCTGCTCGGCTGCGACGACCCGAGCGTCGCCCCGACGCCGACGGGGGCCGAGCTCTACGGCGAGTACTGCGCCGTCTGCCACGGGGCGAAGGGGGAGGGCTACGCGGCGCCCCAGGCGAACGCGCTCGCGAACCCCGATTTTCTGGCGGCGGCGAGCGAGGACTTCCTCAAGGCCGGCGTGGTCAAGGGCCGCCCCGGGACCTCGATGTCGGCCTGGGGGGCCTCGGAGGGCGGGCCGCTCTCGGAGGCGGTCGTGACCGAGCTCGTGAAGCACCTCACGAGCTGGCGTCGCGACGCTCCGACGACGCTCGACGAACGACCTCTCGCGGGCGATGTCGCGCGGGGGGCGGCGCTCTACGCGGAGCGCTGTCGCGACTGTCACGGGGACAAGGGGCAGGGGGGGAGCGCGCTCAGCCTCGCGAACCCCGAGTTCCTGCGCACGGCGACGAACGGGTATCTGCGGCAGGGTCTGCGGCGTGGACGTCGCGACACGCCGATGAGCGCGTACCAGGAGCTCCTCGGGGAACAGGAGCTCGAGGACGTGGTCGCGTTCGTGCGCGGGTTACAGGCCAGGTAG
- a CDS encoding class I SAM-dependent methyltransferase yields the protein MLDLATGTGALALQLARRSRRVVGVDRAPAMLEAAHVRATELGLPLVLRAACATAATERGERYAVVTVSEAFHRLGGLPAARAVYRALCPEGFFFVVLGKRRYPEAHPLRALAPRLKGEAAALFEGLDRHLDWLTRTFAASAPAGEEPLAPVESWLYAWRRPLDLGFLRAFFDDASLARLVGASPPWPLVERALAAASPEDLLGEELFALWRFERCGAGREPLRRTTREALEVPFVEPST from the coding sequence GTGCTCGATCTGGCTACCGGGACCGGCGCGCTGGCGCTCCAGCTCGCGCGCAGAAGTCGCCGCGTGGTGGGGGTGGACCGCGCGCCCGCCATGCTCGAGGCCGCGCACGTGCGGGCGACGGAGCTCGGCCTGCCGCTCGTACTGCGCGCCGCGTGCGCGACCGCGGCGACCGAGCGAGGAGAGAGGTACGCCGTCGTCACCGTGAGCGAGGCTTTTCACCGGCTGGGCGGGCTTCCGGCGGCGCGGGCGGTCTACCGGGCCCTCTGCCCCGAGGGGTTCTTCTTCGTCGTGCTCGGCAAGCGGCGTTACCCGGAGGCGCATCCCCTGCGCGCGCTCGCTCCGCGGCTCAAGGGCGAGGCGGCGGCGCTCTTCGAAGGCCTGGATCGGCACCTCGACTGGCTCACGCGCACTTTCGCGGCGTCGGCTCCCGCGGGGGAGGAGCCCCTCGCCCCCGTCGAGAGCTGGCTCTACGCCTGGCGGCGTCCGCTCGACCTCGGGTTTCTGCGGGCCTTCTTCGACGACGCGAGCCTCGCGCGGCTCGTCGGCGCGAGCCCTCCGTGGCCGCTCGTGGAGCGCGCCCTCGCGGCGGCTTCGCCCGAGGACCTCCTCGGCGAGGAGCTCTTCGCGCTCTGGCGCTTCGAGCGCTGCGGCGCGGGGCGCGAGCCCCTTCGGCGCACGACGCGGGAGGCGCTCGAGGTCCCATTCGTTGAGCCCTCGACCTGA
- the ispG gene encoding flavodoxin-dependent (E)-4-hydroxy-3-methylbut-2-enyl-diphosphate synthase — protein MIQEARRGSVPVNVGGVTLGGGLPIVVQSMTNTDTADVAATVEQVAALARAGSELVRVTVNTHEAARAVPEVRRRLDDQGISVPLIGDFHFIGHVLLREYPELPRALAKLRINPGNVGAGKRHDDNFRAMIEVAAAADRPVRIGVNWGSLDQELLTQMMDENARRPAPVDAREVMIEAMIASALRSAEAAESYGLPRDHIVLSAKVSGVTDLWEVYERLAARCDYALHLGLTEAGMGARGIVASASGLAPLLARGIGDTIRVSLTPEPGGDRTQEVEVAQLVLQTLGLRAFAPSVTACPGCGRTTSTLFQELAQEVQQTLKARMPEWRRRYPEVAALRVAVMGCVVNGPGESKHADIGISLPGTGEDPKAPVYVDGKLFTTLKGATLAADFGALLEEYVERRYGRGLDR, from the coding sequence ATGATTCAAGAGGCGCGTCGTGGCTCGGTGCCGGTGAACGTGGGGGGCGTGACGCTCGGCGGCGGACTGCCGATCGTCGTGCAGTCCATGACCAACACGGACACCGCGGACGTGGCCGCGACCGTCGAGCAGGTGGCCGCGCTCGCGCGCGCCGGCTCGGAGCTGGTTCGCGTGACCGTGAACACGCACGAGGCCGCGCGGGCCGTGCCCGAGGTGCGGCGGCGGCTCGACGACCAGGGGATCTCTGTCCCGCTCATCGGGGATTTCCACTTCATCGGGCACGTGCTCCTCCGCGAGTACCCCGAGCTGCCGCGCGCGCTCGCCAAGCTGCGCATCAACCCGGGGAACGTCGGGGCGGGCAAGCGCCACGACGACAACTTCCGCGCGATGATCGAGGTCGCGGCGGCCGCGGACCGGCCGGTGCGCATCGGCGTGAACTGGGGCTCGCTGGATCAGGAGCTCCTGACCCAGATGATGGACGAGAACGCGCGCCGCCCCGCTCCGGTGGACGCGCGCGAGGTGATGATCGAGGCCATGATCGCTTCGGCGCTGCGCTCGGCCGAGGCCGCCGAGAGCTACGGGCTGCCGCGGGACCACATCGTGCTCAGCGCCAAGGTCTCGGGCGTGACGGACCTGTGGGAGGTCTACGAGCGACTCGCCGCGCGGTGCGATTACGCGCTGCACCTCGGACTGACCGAGGCGGGGATGGGCGCCCGCGGCATCGTGGCCAGCGCCTCGGGGCTCGCGCCGCTCCTGGCGCGCGGTATCGGCGATACGATCCGCGTCTCGCTTACCCCCGAGCCGGGGGGCGACCGCACGCAGGAAGTGGAGGTGGCGCAGCTCGTCCTGCAGACGCTCGGTCTGCGGGCCTTCGCTCCCTCGGTGACCGCCTGCCCCGGCTGCGGTCGCACGACGTCGACGCTCTTTCAGGAGCTCGCGCAGGAGGTGCAGCAGACGCTCAAGGCGCGCATGCCCGAGTGGCGTCGGCGCTACCCCGAGGTGGCCGCCCTGCGCGTCGCGGTGATGGGCTGCGTGGTCAACGGCCCCGGCGAGTCCAAGCACGCCGACATCGGCATCAGCCTCCCCGGCACCGGGGAGGATCCGAAGGCCCCCGTCTACGTGGACGGCAAGCTCTTCACGACGCTCAAGGGGGCCACGCTGGCGGCCGACTTCGGCGCGCTGCTGGAAGAGTACGTGGAGCGTCGCTACGGCCGCGGTCTCGATCGGTAG
- a CDS encoding HEAT repeat domain-containing protein: MRPTIERCVFFCVMAAVLATAAPALGQKAKKKKASLAELAELEWKLEQGAGALASNPNAAARRKAIADLASLTDPRVAQPLAYALKEDPDPAVRLTAAQALAALKTPEAKGLLTLAGGADPDEKVREAAKAALAKFPKKMAPAALPLKGRSFTPPKGSVTGGVISQTLALPSGDARLWAVRELEKQALPSRTELLGRHLLKDPSARVRSECARVLGKTGGKGALPTLIKALSDGDPTVRFGVAQQLATFDDGGAVTVLQKLAADDTDSSVRAEVRDLLEPSTAAGQRLLRSRIQKIASPNPVDRINALSELAKFTDWRAMVPMACTLVADKSPHVRTAAAKAVENLHDTAVLAALRAAAVVEPDEKQKAAVRALLQSLRRKVDGLVSQLQSADVNERVKAARALGAGAYPPGLDPLVAALKDKEPRVRRAVVSALRSFDDAKAQNALKAIGSDSDAQVRKTVDEHFKQLEKLKGWRTFYKDPNRLVMKTTDSDPVWRADAAIALGVGGAERTVTNLTILLASDKIEEVRLAAAWALVLMASEGGEAALKRAAAKDPSERVRAAARKYLVIDKVSQDDLAQQLLGGNAQTRLDAADALSLRASGKVLPVLLRAGMCDPDAKVRAAALRGLARIGDPMARTVIKLASVRDPDERVRRTALVMFFLAGGK, translated from the coding sequence ATGCGACCGACGATCGAGCGATGCGTTTTCTTCTGCGTGATGGCGGCGGTGCTCGCGACGGCGGCGCCGGCCCTCGGGCAGAAGGCCAAGAAGAAGAAGGCCAGCCTCGCCGAGCTCGCCGAGCTCGAGTGGAAGCTCGAGCAAGGGGCGGGGGCGCTCGCCTCGAACCCGAACGCCGCGGCCCGGCGCAAGGCCATCGCCGACCTGGCGAGTCTGACCGACCCGCGCGTGGCGCAGCCGCTCGCCTACGCGCTGAAGGAAGACCCCGACCCGGCGGTGCGACTCACCGCGGCGCAGGCGCTCGCAGCCCTGAAGACCCCCGAGGCGAAGGGCCTCCTCACGCTGGCCGGCGGCGCCGACCCCGACGAGAAGGTGCGCGAGGCGGCGAAGGCGGCCCTGGCCAAGTTTCCGAAGAAGATGGCTCCCGCCGCGCTCCCGCTCAAGGGGCGGAGCTTCACGCCGCCGAAGGGCTCCGTCACGGGCGGCGTGATCTCCCAGACCCTCGCGCTCCCCTCGGGAGACGCGCGACTGTGGGCTGTACGCGAGCTCGAGAAGCAGGCCCTGCCGAGCCGCACCGAGCTCCTCGGAAGGCACCTGCTCAAGGACCCCTCGGCGCGCGTGCGTAGCGAATGCGCGCGCGTCCTGGGCAAGACCGGCGGCAAGGGGGCGCTGCCCACGCTGATCAAGGCGCTCTCCGACGGAGATCCGACGGTACGCTTCGGCGTGGCGCAGCAGCTCGCGACCTTCGACGACGGGGGGGCGGTCACCGTCCTGCAGAAGCTCGCCGCAGACGACACGGACTCGAGCGTGCGTGCGGAGGTCCGCGACCTGCTCGAGCCCTCCACGGCCGCCGGGCAGAGGCTCCTCCGCTCGCGCATTCAGAAGATCGCGTCGCCGAATCCGGTGGACCGGATCAACGCGCTCTCCGAGCTGGCCAAGTTCACCGACTGGCGAGCCATGGTCCCGATGGCCTGCACGCTCGTGGCGGACAAGAGCCCGCACGTGCGCACCGCGGCGGCGAAGGCCGTGGAGAACCTGCACGACACGGCCGTGCTCGCCGCTCTCCGCGCGGCCGCGGTGGTCGAGCCCGACGAGAAGCAGAAGGCCGCCGTGCGCGCGCTCCTGCAGAGCCTGCGCCGCAAGGTGGACGGCCTGGTCTCGCAGCTCCAGAGCGCCGACGTGAACGAGCGGGTGAAGGCCGCTCGCGCGCTCGGCGCCGGCGCCTACCCCCCGGGGCTCGACCCGCTCGTCGCCGCGCTGAAGGACAAGGAGCCGCGCGTCCGCCGCGCCGTCGTCAGCGCGCTGCGGAGCTTCGACGACGCGAAGGCCCAGAACGCGCTGAAGGCGATCGGCTCGGACAGCGACGCGCAGGTGCGCAAGACGGTGGACGAGCACTTCAAGCAGCTCGAGAAGCTCAAGGGGTGGCGCACCTTCTACAAGGACCCGAACCGGCTGGTGATGAAGACCACCGACAGCGACCCGGTCTGGCGCGCCGACGCCGCGATCGCCCTCGGCGTGGGCGGGGCCGAGCGCACGGTCACGAACCTCACGATCCTGCTCGCCAGCGACAAGATCGAGGAGGTGCGCCTCGCCGCGGCGTGGGCGCTGGTGCTCATGGCCAGCGAGGGAGGCGAGGCCGCGCTCAAGCGCGCCGCGGCCAAGGACCCGAGCGAGCGCGTGCGCGCCGCCGCCCGCAAGTACCTCGTGATCGACAAGGTGAGCCAGGACGACCTCGCCCAGCAGCTCCTCGGGGGCAACGCGCAGACCCGGCTCGACGCCGCCGACGCGCTCTCGCTGCGCGCCTCGGGCAAGGTGCTGCCGGTGCTCTTGCGCGCGGGGATGTGCGACCCCGACGCGAAGGTGCGCGCCGCGGCTCTGCGGGGCCTGGCCCGCATCGGCGACCCGATGGCCCGCACGGTGATCAAGCTGGCCTCGGTGCGCGACCCCGACGAGCGCGTGCGCCGCACCGCGCTGGTCATGTTCTTCCTCGCCGGGGGCAAGTAG
- a CDS encoding sigma-54-dependent Fis family transcriptional regulator: MASGEREPLRARRGVVVVVDDDEDLLLTIARILQIHHFEVLPFLSAQEALETLEQRRDEVDVVLSDLRMPEMDGLTLMAAVHERAPGVPVLVMTAHATVESAVEAMRRGAYHYLQKPLPHPEEVALTVARAVDHRRLLSRTRQLEQRLVLSERFSGIVGVTPAMREVYQLVETVAGTDATVLVLGESGTGKELVARAIHERSPRRIRAFIAVNCSALSESLLESELFGHVKGAFTGAIAARRGLFEEASGGTLFLDEIGDVSLALQVRLLRALQEGEVKPVGASEARKVDARVIAATHRDLHAAMGAGTFRQDLYYRLNVLSIELPPLRRRPDDIPLLVQHFIQKYAARHGRAVNRVEDAALERLLAYAWPGNVRELENVVQRAVLLAQGEAITAELLPRPLRGELPPMEVAASDEALFTEARAQALASFERRYLERVLAAEQGNLARAARRAGLDKSNFRRMVRRHEVDLGRFRGGSGSGGPGSGGPG, translated from the coding sequence ATGGCGAGCGGTGAGCGGGAGCCTCTGCGGGCGCGCCGGGGCGTGGTGGTGGTGGTGGACGACGACGAGGACCTGCTCCTCACGATCGCGCGCATTCTTCAGATCCATCACTTCGAGGTGCTCCCTTTCCTGAGCGCGCAGGAGGCGCTCGAGACCCTGGAGCAGCGCCGCGACGAGGTGGACGTGGTGCTGAGCGATCTGCGCATGCCCGAGATGGACGGCCTGACCCTCATGGCGGCGGTGCACGAGCGCGCCCCCGGGGTGCCGGTGCTGGTGATGACCGCGCACGCCACCGTGGAGTCGGCCGTGGAGGCGATGCGCCGGGGCGCCTACCACTACCTGCAGAAGCCTCTCCCGCACCCCGAGGAGGTCGCGCTCACGGTGGCTCGCGCGGTGGACCACCGGCGGCTCCTCTCCCGCACCCGCCAGCTCGAACAGCGGCTCGTGCTGAGCGAGCGCTTCTCGGGGATCGTGGGGGTGACGCCCGCGATGCGCGAGGTCTACCAGCTGGTCGAGACGGTGGCCGGCACGGACGCGACGGTGCTGGTGCTCGGCGAGAGCGGGACGGGCAAGGAGCTCGTGGCGCGCGCCATCCACGAGCGCTCTCCGCGACGCATTCGCGCCTTCATCGCGGTGAACTGCTCCGCCCTGAGCGAGAGCCTGCTCGAGAGCGAGCTCTTCGGGCACGTGAAGGGGGCCTTCACGGGGGCCATCGCGGCGCGGCGCGGCCTCTTCGAGGAGGCGAGCGGCGGCACCCTCTTTCTCGACGAGATCGGCGACGTCTCGCTGGCGCTGCAGGTGCGGCTCTTGCGCGCGCTGCAGGAAGGCGAGGTCAAGCCCGTCGGGGCCTCGGAGGCGCGGAAGGTGGACGCGCGCGTGATCGCCGCGACGCACCGCGACCTGCACGCGGCCATGGGCGCGGGGACCTTTCGCCAGGACCTCTACTACCGCCTGAACGTGCTCTCCATCGAGCTGCCGCCCTTGCGCCGCCGCCCCGACGACATTCCGCTCCTCGTGCAGCACTTCATCCAGAAGTACGCCGCGCGGCACGGGCGCGCGGTGAATCGCGTCGAGGATGCGGCGCTCGAGCGGCTCCTCGCCTACGCCTGGCCGGGGAACGTGCGGGAGCTCGAGAACGTGGTGCAGCGCGCGGTGCTCCTCGCGCAGGGGGAGGCGATCACGGCCGAGCTCTTGCCGCGGCCGCTGCGGGGAGAGCTGCCGCCGATGGAGGTCGCCGCCTCGGACGAGGCGCTCTTCACCGAGGCGCGCGCGCAGGCGCTGGCTAGCTTCGAGCGACGGTACCTCGAGCGCGTGCTCGCGGCCGAGCAGGGCAACCTGGCGCGGGCCGCGCGGCGGGCGGGGCTCGACAAGTCCAACTTCAGGCGCATGGTCCGGCGGCACGAGGTGGACCTCGGTCGCTTCCGCGGAGGCTCGGGCTCGGGCGGGCCGGGCTCGGGCGGGCCGGGCTGA
- a CDS encoding PAS domain-containing protein: MTASVDATALTRAASVAQPGHGSAQPSQGNDDDLGPLRAECDRLGAELARVTSQRTRLEQLLTHGPAVIYALQAFGAHEPSFVTPNLAELLGYPPELFLRGGGFWISRVHPDDLPAVLGSVQELLASGQQVTEYRLRAANGRYVWLRDEQKLCRDPDGRPLHIVGYLVNVTEARRAGRAIARANAELEARVAERTAELEASRAALQRELAEKSVLLREIHHRVKNNLQLVCSLLHLQTDPRGDGPAHRALQSSDSRVRTLALVHELIYQSSTLEEAPLEAFLEGLVTDLRRTFSASAARVELDVEPGMTLPLDSAAPVALILRELVANALQHGRRAESAGTVRIGARRSTDGRLLEVADEGPGFDPAARDAHGTGLGLRLVEVLVRQLRGQSETHCEGGTRVCVRLPDRPAEGRRRGA; the protein is encoded by the coding sequence ATGACCGCCTCGGTCGACGCCACCGCCCTCACCCGGGCTGCCTCTGTCGCCCAGCCGGGCCACGGCTCCGCGCAGCCGAGCCAAGGCAACGACGACGACCTCGGCCCGTTGCGGGCCGAATGCGACCGCCTCGGTGCAGAGCTCGCGCGCGTGACCTCGCAGCGCACCCGCCTGGAGCAGCTCCTGACCCACGGCCCGGCCGTGATCTACGCGCTGCAGGCCTTCGGGGCGCACGAGCCCTCGTTCGTCACGCCAAACCTCGCCGAGCTCCTCGGTTACCCGCCCGAGCTCTTCTTGCGCGGGGGAGGCTTCTGGATCTCCCGCGTCCACCCGGACGACCTGCCGGCCGTGCTCGGCAGCGTGCAGGAGCTCCTCGCGTCGGGGCAGCAGGTGACCGAGTACCGCCTTCGCGCGGCGAACGGTCGGTACGTCTGGCTTCGGGACGAGCAGAAGCTCTGCCGCGACCCGGACGGCCGGCCGCTGCACATCGTCGGCTACCTCGTGAACGTCACCGAGGCCCGCCGCGCCGGTCGAGCCATCGCGCGGGCCAACGCCGAGCTCGAGGCGCGCGTGGCCGAGCGCACCGCCGAGCTCGAGGCCAGCCGCGCGGCGCTGCAGCGCGAGCTGGCCGAAAAGAGCGTGCTCCTGCGCGAAATCCATCACCGCGTGAAGAACAACCTGCAGCTCGTCTGCAGCCTGCTGCACCTGCAGACGGACCCCCGCGGCGACGGTCCCGCCCACCGCGCCCTGCAGAGCAGCGATTCGAGGGTCCGCACCCTCGCGCTAGTGCACGAGCTCATCTATCAATCGAGCACGCTCGAGGAGGCGCCGCTCGAGGCGTTCCTCGAGGGGCTGGTGACCGACCTGCGCCGCACGTTTTCGGCCTCCGCGGCGCGCGTGGAGCTCGACGTCGAGCCGGGCATGACGCTGCCCCTCGACTCCGCCGCGCCGGTGGCGCTGATCCTGCGCGAGCTGGTGGCGAACGCGCTCCAGCACGGCCGGCGCGCGGAGAGCGCGGGCACGGTGCGCATCGGGGCCCGGCGCTCCACGGACGGCCGGCTGCTCGAGGTCGCGGACGAGGGGCCAGGTTTCGACCCCGCGGCGCGGGACGCGCACGGAACGGGGCTCGGCCTGCGGCTCGTGGAGGTGCTGGTGCGGCAGCTTCGCGGACAGAGCGAGACGCACTGCGAAGGCGGCACGCGGGTGTGCGTGCGCCTGCCGGACCGGCCCGCGGAAGGCAGACGGAGGGGAGCATGA
- a CDS encoding PAS domain-containing protein has product MHVSERSKPAGTTRVATNAEAEALRDELARLKVALQAGREQVERLERVLSQGPAMVYACRPAGDFGATFVTANVKEQLGYPAERFTEDAGFWLHRVHPADRPRVLHELTRLFAEGHHMHEYRFLCADGSYRWMRDELVLHRNEAGEPQELVGYWTDVTARKEAELAVAKLNAELEETVRARTASLEESRAALETQLAERNALLKEVHHRVKNNMQVVSSLLKLQYGRLEDPAQRAMLADTETRIRSMALVHELLYQNPELGRISLAEYARALVQQVSRSSGIDPRRIPVVVPEGVVLPIDAAVSVALLVSELLTNLVKHAFPAGTPVRAELVGWRQGSELHLLLRDWGVGLPEDLAVLEERSLGLRLVRSLARQLRGTVTLERGEGTTFHLCIPAAPLDEPAGLP; this is encoded by the coding sequence ATGCACGTATCGGAACGAAGCAAACCTGCCGGCACCACCCGCGTGGCAACGAACGCCGAGGCGGAGGCGCTGCGGGACGAACTCGCGCGGCTGAAGGTGGCCTTGCAGGCGGGGCGCGAACAGGTGGAGCGGCTCGAGCGCGTCCTCTCCCAGGGCCCGGCCATGGTCTACGCCTGTCGCCCAGCGGGGGACTTCGGGGCTACCTTCGTCACGGCCAACGTGAAGGAGCAGCTCGGCTACCCGGCCGAGCGTTTCACCGAGGACGCGGGCTTCTGGCTCCACCGCGTGCACCCGGCCGACCGCCCGCGCGTGCTCCACGAGCTGACCCGCCTCTTCGCCGAGGGCCACCACATGCACGAGTACCGCTTCCTGTGCGCCGACGGGAGCTACCGCTGGATGCGGGACGAGCTCGTGCTGCACCGGAACGAGGCGGGCGAGCCGCAGGAGCTCGTCGGCTACTGGACCGACGTCACGGCGCGAAAGGAAGCGGAGCTCGCCGTGGCCAAGCTGAACGCCGAGCTCGAGGAGACCGTGCGCGCGCGCACCGCTTCGCTCGAGGAGAGCCGCGCCGCCCTCGAGACCCAGCTCGCCGAGCGCAACGCACTCCTCAAGGAGGTCCACCACCGCGTGAAGAACAACATGCAGGTGGTCTCGAGCCTGCTGAAGCTCCAGTACGGCCGGCTCGAAGACCCGGCCCAGCGCGCCATGCTCGCCGACACGGAGACGCGCATCCGCTCGATGGCGCTCGTGCACGAGCTGCTCTACCAGAACCCCGAGCTGGGTCGCATCTCGCTGGCCGAGTACGCCCGCGCGCTCGTGCAGCAGGTCAGTCGCTCGTCGGGAATCGACCCGCGGAGGATCCCGGTCGTGGTCCCCGAGGGCGTGGTCCTGCCCATCGACGCCGCGGTTTCGGTGGCGCTCCTCGTCAGCGAGCTGCTCACGAACCTGGTCAAGCATGCCTTCCCAGCCGGCACGCCGGTGAGGGCCGAGCTCGTGGGCTGGCGGCAGGGTAGCGAGCTCCACTTGCTCCTGCGCGACTGGGGGGTGGGACTGCCGGAGGATCTCGCCGTGCTCGAGGAGCGCAGCCTCGGCCTCCGTCTCGTGCGCAGCCTCGCGCGCCAGCTCCGCGGCACGGTGACGCTCGAGCGCGGCGAGGGGACCACCTTCCACCTGTGCATCCCGGCCGCCCCCCTCGACGAGCCGGCGGGACTCCCATGA
- a CDS encoding L,D-transpeptidase, translated as MLPQSAQRPSAAASPREISMRHLCTFVSLGAALALGCPAAGNPPKPTTGPAQVSGDPDAEPVPGPAPVPAGKEPALTAKGPPAQLTPPDKVPPERRVWAYVDGVRRAMDLEEARAVGLTVVDLSDDWVPYIFWPATPGKDDHKDNEYLDNYVDLANDRIDVDGGTLRKGEHNYHEVYGIPPTLSVLRRRFLGDEEKPCFARLNYEVFKRYEGMLRPGEGKKKSGPKSEWARKAVEQLQQRLLCEGLLGRRPPKLKPGVMDHAVQEGVRRFERKNHIYGHGFVTEKTAQALARTPLENNHESLKRVLTERAVSASGVVEDGTGRASYRGADGKTHRTGDLVGAVGASIVKHLGLESPEAALAFMKAHTEENFERLLVAVPLPALPEYYADHMDLSVVIDRGDVWYDLPFDEKGRKLSQGRSKLPSFTLYTTYNGQQIPLVRWRTTIGSWQPEMRDGQEYYKYKISDVGPRVWKNIVAGPVWVPPPATPSSDLAKVRSVGSRMERVVAQSAFGPGYASAYGLAAAMHVTKTGADNQVRTHGSVNYMSIKAGFSHGCHRLYNYAAVRLFSFVLRHRRFDRRGQTKIGYSHRFEHKGEEFNINLHTRGYYYDMKPPVPVNVLEGRIKGKLQKPVEEYVKKPSTVYQEDLPSGKPKTPGKKPKEGTPSSMGQEQPI; from the coding sequence TTGCTGCCACAGTCGGCGCAGCGCCCCTCGGCCGCCGCGAGCCCACGCGAGATCTCGATGCGTCACCTTTGCACCTTCGTCAGTCTCGGCGCCGCGCTCGCGCTCGGCTGCCCCGCGGCCGGCAACCCGCCGAAGCCCACCACCGGCCCGGCGCAGGTCTCGGGCGATCCCGATGCCGAGCCCGTGCCCGGCCCGGCGCCCGTGCCCGCGGGCAAGGAGCCCGCCCTCACGGCCAAGGGACCCCCGGCGCAGCTCACGCCTCCGGACAAGGTCCCCCCCGAGCGGCGCGTCTGGGCCTACGTGGACGGCGTGCGGCGGGCCATGGACCTCGAGGAGGCGCGCGCGGTGGGGCTCACCGTCGTGGACCTCTCCGACGATTGGGTACCCTACATCTTCTGGCCGGCCACCCCGGGCAAGGATGACCACAAGGACAACGAGTACCTCGACAACTACGTGGACCTGGCGAACGACCGCATCGACGTGGACGGCGGCACGCTCCGCAAGGGAGAGCACAACTACCACGAGGTCTACGGCATCCCGCCCACGCTGAGCGTGCTCCGGCGGCGCTTCCTCGGCGACGAGGAGAAGCCCTGTTTCGCGCGCCTGAACTACGAGGTCTTCAAGCGCTACGAAGGCATGCTGCGTCCCGGCGAGGGCAAGAAGAAGTCGGGGCCGAAGAGCGAATGGGCGCGCAAGGCCGTCGAGCAGCTCCAGCAGCGGCTCCTCTGCGAGGGGCTGCTCGGTCGCCGTCCGCCCAAGCTGAAGCCGGGCGTGATGGACCACGCGGTGCAGGAAGGCGTGCGCCGCTTCGAGCGCAAGAACCACATCTACGGGCACGGCTTCGTCACCGAGAAGACGGCGCAGGCCCTCGCGCGAACGCCGCTCGAGAACAACCACGAGTCGCTCAAGCGGGTGCTCACCGAGCGGGCGGTGAGCGCGAGCGGCGTCGTCGAGGACGGCACGGGGCGCGCGAGCTACCGCGGCGCGGACGGCAAGACCCACCGCACGGGGGACCTCGTCGGCGCCGTCGGGGCGTCGATCGTCAAGCACCTCGGGCTGGAGAGCCCCGAGGCGGCGCTGGCCTTCATGAAGGCGCACACCGAGGAGAACTTCGAGCGACTGCTCGTGGCGGTGCCGCTCCCCGCGTTACCCGAGTACTACGCGGACCACATGGACCTGTCGGTGGTCATCGACCGCGGCGACGTCTGGTACGATCTCCCCTTCGACGAGAAGGGGCGCAAGCTCTCCCAGGGGCGCAGCAAGCTGCCGTCGTTCACGCTCTACACGACCTACAACGGGCAGCAGATCCCGCTCGTCCGCTGGCGCACCACCATCGGCAGCTGGCAGCCCGAGATGCGCGACGGGCAGGAGTACTACAAGTACAAGATCTCGGACGTCGGCCCGCGGGTCTGGAAGAACATCGTCGCCGGCCCCGTCTGGGTGCCGCCCCCCGCCACGCCGTCGAGCGACCTGGCGAAGGTGCGCAGCGTCGGGAGCCGCATGGAGCGCGTCGTGGCGCAGAGCGCGTTCGGCCCGGGCTACGCCTCGGCCTACGGGCTCGCGGCGGCGATGCACGTGACGAAGACCGGGGCCGACAACCAGGTCCGCACCCACGGCAGCGTGAACTACATGAGCATCAAGGCGGGCTTCTCGCACGGCTGCCATCGGCTCTACAACTACGCCGCCGTGCGGCTCTTCTCCTTCGTGCTCCGGCATCGGCGCTTCGACCGGCGCGGGCAGACGAAGATCGGCTACAGCCACCGCTTCGAGCACAAGGGCGAGGAGTTCAACATCAACCTGCACACGCGCGGCTACTACTACGACATGAAGCCGCCGGTGCCGGTGAACGTGCTCGAGGGGCGCATCAAGGGCAAGCTGCAGAAGCCCGTCGAGGAGTACGTGAAGAAGCCCTCCACGGTCTACCAGGAGGACCTTCCGTCGGGGAAACCCAAGACCCCGGGCAAGAAGCCCAAGGAGGGGACGCCGAGCTCGATGGGGCAAGAACAGCCGATCTAG